The window tggggcgggatggagactgttgaagaagctttgcagggacaacaaaatagagagcgagtggcaaagaacagcgggcaagcaagggactggcaagtggctagagcaacacacaaggagaagcccaggggcagtttttgtatgcactccagtaaaccccgaggtgttttcctgctgcagtggtcgctacgagccagcggcagcagctggggctgaggcccggcaagtggggccggcacagccccgcagccccgtgcccgcccctcagggccccgtgcgcaatggcggcagcaggggacgaggaggccgcgggctgcgggcagcgctgccgccccgccgggccacacgccgcgggcggcttcagcagcagcacaggagctctggggacactggtgccgcagctggtgacgggccgccgagcagcacaatggcgcggagcgcggtaacgGAGtgcctgggcgtgtggccccttaaggaaaaaaggagggccgtgttcatcggtgcctcccctggggcaggaatggagggcccgagatggcgctcagagccaaggccgaggcagctgggcagcctgcctgggtcctacgtaggaaggagatgtcaccaagacaccctccagcctgctctggccctctgctcattatgggctgcggccttcacggtgggcagtgatgtgtgcttgattccagaggatgccatgggccgagtttctgcagcttgtcagctgcataggactcttacgagccttggagagagacccgaggggtggaaatctgtcagtgcctctttgcttgcagctggaaacacctggggcttaagtagtgcttcagggacaaccgtaccaaaggtgctctagaaggctgtccaagagcttctgagcgtaggttgcctggcacacataagtcatgcatatttatttgccagaagagctgctcggctaaaaggccagcagtgttacctgatatctgcagcaaccaagacatttgtgtgtgtcccgtggcggtgcctgatggtgtccgaggacaaggcagagggagctcaggggctctggatgactgcttgagggatctggggcacATGTGGTATTTacttccgccacgtgcagtgagccagacccaggaaggctctagaggtgaataggcggcagcccggtgttcccagcaacagtgtgggagtttgaccgtgggttactctacaggacagcaggcctgatggtggcacatgggctacatctgcctgaaagggaaaaaggctcttggctccagagttagcagggctccttgagagagctttaagtagcattggaagtggaaaagggagtaaaccaggctgacgggggagatgcgtcagcactgcacagccatgtttgggtgacagtggaggatggaagcagtgctgccatcaaaggtcatgaaagtgtagcagaagtcatgggaaaagcaggtttttgccacaattctttcagacaaaaatactaccaaagaaacactcttgaatttgggctttttacagcagccttcatccaggtcttcttctagggaatttctgaggaataagacatgagtgcctctgcattcccatgcacaatgctgcctccaaaatactccagcccttctccatttggctccttccattcctgtgcagaagaaggaaattcagtagaggggaggtgcaggaattcacaggcaacgtgggcgtacattggggccttcacagccatcactttgttctgaggtcacagagctctgtttgatgtcatgttccagagccccactgtgctcttcagtgctcgctctgggcaacactgcagcagcagcagcagcagcagcagcagcagcagcagcagcagcagcagcagagtgttgctagcaggggggatcatggtcctgagccgctacctcctgctgctctttctcgtggccctgccagcccagaatggccagagtgctccagcagctgggcagggagcaggtaggcaggcaggggccagcacacagccctggctggcagcagcggggccgggagcagggatggttgagccaggaaggcagcacggggcaggcagaggggcagaggctccaggggaggtgtgaggggctgcagctgctttagggtgcagcatggagagagcttcctaaggagcaaggatgtggggagggtcgggccaggcccggaagctcagcaccagttctccatcactcagcagtggctgtccatccctccgctctgggtgtccagccttctggcccggctccagggctgacccgcacacagatcatgtgggcacgccacggcttttcccttcatgtgggagctgccagctcagtgtcccaagggcagccagacccccctgcagctgtgaggatgcagacctgcttgagcgtgccctatcagtgccttccacatccaggccttgaggtgtgcccatgagggcagtgcacgtgatggtaacttcttgtgggtgtttggttgtagttgtggacacagagagtgctctttcagcccctgagcgaggggcagataccgtgctgactccgagctggtacctcaagcgtgagtagtcagtctgtcctgccttcacaaaaaggagcgccccttttccctgttttattcacgagaaaaataccgtcataggttaacgtgcttttgtaaatctaacaatagggatgaaggatgacaaggttcctgaagagttccctgaaggattgccggatgttccagaggagctcctggcagccttgcatgaagccccatctggttagtatatcccactctgttaaccctggcagccgggaagctgagcttttgcttcctgtaggcatgtgctgtatcctggacaggcagaagcactcagtcagagtcctgctgcaggcccactccatttcacagctcctgcagggagccctagagatggtccagcacagcctccgctcgcagctgttcttccagatgactgccaggggcttctccagctgctgctgcagttgcagcattcctggccagggctgctctgtgcagacattggcatccagatgttgggcaaaggccagtgctgaatttgggttcgccacacgctcagcacagcatggaggcagcaatgacatcagagcaagccttggctgccccttgcaaagctcaggctcagggacgggttgaagctggagtccaagggtgagggggaacctgaaggtactccttctgtgggtcatttggttaagtcttggctggtttgggtctgcacttcttgttgcactgcagaaaatccagctgtcgattcctcctgtcttgggggggacagcggcctcgtcagcgccgcttgccggaatgcccaggccatggtaccgtgcttgtgctgaggggcagtggcttctggttaatgtgtgcaatgttttgtttttctgaagagacagattctgagactgtgccggagaccttagctgtggaagaaagtgacagtgtgccaggctcacatgaaaaaagagaaccaacagaggacaccaggacacttgctgagcctgaggaatattcaggtgagtgcttgctagatgctgtcttgggcaaagagcagcatttctgctgtatccctgcagtgctctccatgggtgaattgcaggtgcccagcacgcagcccgggcctgcagcccggaggagtagatggggcagtgctgctccctggcacacactgggctcttgtgcatgagagcttgatgggatccctcttggtccctgatgctaagacaccagagccagaggaagccatctctgaagacaacatcagatgtcagttctgatccactagcagtgccagtccttgggcagctgaagcacactgtggggttatgcctagtgcagagcacaaacgctgactcttgcattgtctcttctcctgccagggtcatccggtgggcaaaaagcccagactgctggacactgtgacccgagcaagtactacatcctagtagggacagtagcagcctcagctttgcttctgcttggggcagtgtctggctatctagtcatgcatcagctgctgaagagagacaggtcagttattaattgctgccattggcaaggaagtctttgcagcatgcaggagcgcccaggcggctcctagcagggctctgaggaaactgtgctccaaattcctatctgtgaggagtcttcttggaaatgtgtttctacaggaggagccaggaggacaaagaggcaacaggacaggactgggactcttcctgggaaagctgtggtcagcctagaggtgaagcagagtcaggagaaggagcgggaagcagcgagagagcccaaggcaacgggttcagggacagctgccgcctgtttcctgagctctttgcagcagagctcgcccagctgcacaagaacatgagcgcagacccgtcacctctgcccacctgctccttctgtgctctggctgacaacacctcttcacgggaccactggatttccctggagtcacctcagcccacagcatcctcttggccctcctaccaatacctgcaggactactatctgttagaggatgaagattagtgatagtgatagatggttagtgatagtgatagccataaatagtgatagtggtagtgattcttttagtgatagtgatagggacacttgatattagagggtggtggttgttttaatgatagtgatagttaatattagaggatagtgatggttttaatgatagcgttagttaatattaggggatagtgattgtttcaatgatagcgttacttgatattagaggagggtgattgtattagcgatagtgatagtcataaatagtgatagtggtagtgattcttttagtgatagtgatagggatacttgatattagagggtggtggttgttttaatgatagtgatagttaatattagaggatagtgattgttttaatgatagcgttatttgatattagaggacaatgactgtattagcgatagtgatagttaatattggaggatggtgattgtttttgtgatagtggtacatttagtgatagtgatacttggtattagcagacaattattgttttcttgatcttgataaataaatatttttccaaaagcagtaagttcttgcctggtgtggctgtttctgttggggtagaatgcacagagctgggagcagggctggggctgtgacaggagctctgagaaacttgcactgcagtgcaggagctgcttgtgccacctcagcctgctttcccagcagtggccgttcacaaagctttcctgcaccagcacggggacacgctggctagcagtgacatgcagaaacttctctgggagctcatttgggatgctgccctgaatcaggaaggtctgggcagagagggaaagatgttctgcgagggatggctgtccagcagtgagcacatcaagagacccgaggtggtgacttaggtcgtggcagtccctccctgaagagcttcaagagaggagcatcaaggagcagaaagctggagccgggctgtgtgagaggggaaggaatgtcctatcaatcacaggagccttcttaaaaattagatggataacagcgactataattataataaaaattacagtcttgtcgcacgcagtatgggaaaaaagcccagagctggaatagaacagagaacttttgtggaggattttgtgaacagctagctagttgacaaaggtcacactgatataataccgttagttaagcaagaaggagatgaggataggagtcagcggacagtgtccaaacctggcaagggcactgagcccttggtgcaacatcaggatgggggagaggatggttagttagaaatatgaagaaaagatgtggacagctgcaacatagtagccacaagaatgctaaggtaggcgtagttagctgataagtaactaaccaataatgagctcgccttttgcaatatgtattggcctcattaacaccaatataaatgtatgtgcctaccaataaagttttgagatttgctgatcactcctattgagtgccgcattttttccgccgattaccacaggcctcaacccactacttttatcccagcaagtacagtgagacaagagcactcctttagatccagtgcattgaattcagcaaagcctccccagccactcccagctgagatgttcaggaatcaaaggaggaagctccaccatgatttcattggcagtaatggggacacgcctctggaagtgctgccagctgagccaggggctgggcctgggggggactcatgtgcccccattgctctctcagggcaaatgccgtgtgtgcaacaccaaggaaatgtaatgaacactgcctcagggatttcatacagacaGAAAGGCCAAATGGagcaaactttggtttaatgataaaaacagattgtgtctcaacaaagacaaaatgtaaAAAGTTGAAGCATAGAAACACCAAACACCAaacatttattgctaaatctaacactactaatacatctttaataaTAGTTATATATCTTATATATATCTTAGCTAATAAACAGAGGGATTCCTATCATGTAAACTAATAGA of the Passer domesticus isolate bPasDom1 chromosome 9, bPasDom1.hap1, whole genome shotgun sequence genome contains:
- the LOC135307048 gene encoding uncharacterized protein LOC135307048; translation: MVLSRYLLLLFLVALPAQNGQSAPAAGQGAVVDTESALSAPERGADTVLTPSWYLKRMKDDKVPEEFPEGLPDVPEELLAALHEAPSETDSETVPETLAVEESDSVPGSHEKREPTEDTRTLAEPEEYSGSSGGQKAQTAGHCDPSKYYILVGTVAASALLLLGAVSGYLVMHQLLKRDRRSQEDKEATGQDWDSSWESCGQPRGEAESGEGAGSSERAQGNGFRDSCRLFPELFAAELAQLHKNMSADPSPLPTCSFCALADNTSSRDHWISLESPQPTASSWPSYQYLQDYYLLEDED